The following coding sequences are from one Terriglobia bacterium window:
- a CDS encoding glycosyl transferase → MADFYQTGCVTTLHRLKPGSAARMEDELREIARHVSIALVLPALYSEFESPAMRRIADELADVPYLRHIVVVLARAGIDEYRKVQQFFADFPQKITILWIDSPEVQNLLEILQARGLSAGPDGKGRSCWLAYGYLLATGDCDVIALHDCDIVNYQRDLLSRLVYPVANPQLAFEFCKGYYARVTDRMHGRATRLFLTPLVRALKDMAPVAPFLQFLDSFRYALAGEFSMQANLARANRIPSDWGLEVGVLAEVFRNCAVARVCQVDLAETYEHKHQAISKDDPSTGLRRMTCEVAKSLLRTLAGEGLVFTKDHFRSLQVRYVRMAEDTIGRYYADAMLNGLEFDRNEEEAAVAAFAESLRQATQEFVESPLGNQQIPNWNRVLAAIPDILGLLRDSAVAVMPKVQSYAYRN, encoded by the coding sequence ATGGCCGATTTCTATCAAACGGGTTGCGTGACCACGCTGCACCGGCTGAAGCCCGGAAGCGCCGCAAGGATGGAAGATGAATTGCGGGAAATTGCCAGGCATGTGTCCATTGCGCTTGTTCTGCCCGCGCTCTACTCGGAGTTCGAAAGCCCAGCCATGCGCCGGATCGCCGATGAACTGGCAGATGTTCCCTACCTTCGACATATCGTTGTCGTCCTGGCTCGCGCCGGCATCGATGAATATAGAAAAGTGCAGCAGTTTTTTGCGGATTTTCCTCAGAAGATCACAATTCTGTGGATCGACAGCCCTGAGGTTCAGAATCTCCTGGAGATCCTGCAGGCACGCGGCCTGTCCGCAGGTCCCGATGGCAAAGGCAGATCGTGCTGGCTTGCCTACGGATATCTACTGGCGACGGGCGACTGTGACGTAATCGCCCTGCACGACTGTGACATCGTCAATTACCAGCGGGATCTTCTCAGCCGTCTCGTTTATCCTGTTGCCAATCCTCAACTTGCTTTCGAATTCTGCAAGGGCTACTACGCTCGTGTCACCGATCGGATGCATGGGCGGGCAACGAGGCTTTTTCTGACGCCATTGGTTCGAGCTCTCAAGGACATGGCGCCGGTGGCTCCGTTCCTCCAGTTCCTCGACAGCTTCCGATACGCCTTGGCCGGGGAGTTTTCGATGCAGGCGAATCTTGCGCGGGCTAACCGCATCCCCTCCGACTGGGGATTGGAGGTGGGAGTGCTGGCTGAAGTATTCAGGAATTGCGCCGTGGCTCGCGTATGCCAGGTGGATCTCGCCGAAACCTACGAGCATAAACATCAGGCCATATCAAAAGATGATCCGTCCACGGGACTGAGGCGAATGACATGCGAGGTGGCGAAATCCCTGCTTCGAACACTCGCCGGGGAAGGGCTTGTTTTCACCAAGGATCACTTCAGAAGCCTTCAGGTCCGCTACGTGCGGATGGCCGAAGACACCATTGGCAGGTATTACGCGGACGCCATGTTGAATGGCCTGGAATTCGACCGTAATGAGGAGGAGGCAGCCGTAGCGGCATTTGCCGAGAGCCTGCGCCAGGCCACCCAGGAGTTTGTGGAGTCTCCGCTGGGGAATCAGCAGATTCCCAATTGGAATCGGGTTCTCGCGGCAATCCCCGATATCCTGGGACTCCTGCGTGACAGCGCGGTAGCAGTCATGCCGAAAGTTCAGAGCTATGCCTACCGAAACTAA
- a CDS encoding glycosyl transferase family 2 — MPTETKVPDPDFLPREAFDAVEKIRQADVVVGIPSYNNAQTIGHVVRAAQAGLEKYFPQLRAVIINSDGGSSDSTRDAVLASRMDSSQLLFLNTPLFPVHRLSFPYHGIPGKGSAFRLIFQMAAMLGARGCVVIDSDLRSITPEWIDLLLRPVLHAEFDFAAPFYHRHKYDGTITNSIVYPLTRALYGLRVRQPIGGDFGLSSRMLKRYLSREDWQGDAARYGIDIWMTTIAIAEGFRVCQSFLGAKLHDPKDPGADLSEMLHQVVGSVFALMQEYESVWRRTRSSRDVDLFGFRFGVGLDPVEVNTGRMLGMFQRASRELKEVWALALNPSTLSELVGMGAALDSQSMNGFHLDDQLWVRVVMDFAVAWRKRPTERSHLLRSLTALYLARVASFVLESKELVSDQVEDRIERLCLCFEEFRPYLMSSWDSAVDRASPKAQVPERAKNSCGAQAVLEG, encoded by the coding sequence ATGCCTACCGAAACTAAAGTGCCTGATCCGGACTTTCTTCCTCGGGAAGCATTCGATGCCGTTGAGAAAATCCGGCAGGCCGATGTCGTGGTAGGAATCCCGAGCTATAACAACGCGCAAACCATCGGGCATGTCGTAAGAGCGGCTCAAGCCGGGCTGGAAAAGTACTTTCCGCAGCTCCGGGCCGTTATCATCAACTCCGATGGCGGTTCTTCGGACAGCACGCGCGATGCAGTGCTCGCCAGTCGCATGGATTCCTCACAACTCCTATTCCTGAATACTCCGCTGTTCCCCGTCCATCGGCTCTCTTTTCCATACCATGGAATCCCCGGCAAAGGGAGCGCGTTCCGTCTCATATTTCAGATGGCTGCCATGCTGGGCGCGAGAGGCTGCGTTGTCATCGATTCGGACCTGCGCTCAATCACACCGGAATGGATTGACCTGCTGCTGCGACCGGTGCTGCATGCCGAATTCGATTTTGCGGCTCCCTTCTATCACAGGCACAAATACGATGGAACCATCACAAACAGCATCGTCTATCCATTGACCCGCGCCCTCTATGGATTGCGGGTGCGGCAGCCCATTGGGGGAGACTTTGGACTCTCTTCCCGGATGCTGAAACGATATTTGTCACGGGAGGATTGGCAGGGGGACGCAGCGCGTTATGGCATCGACATCTGGATGACCACAATCGCAATCGCGGAGGGCTTTCGCGTCTGCCAGAGCTTTCTGGGGGCGAAACTGCATGATCCGAAAGATCCCGGCGCGGACCTGAGCGAGATGCTTCACCAGGTTGTAGGAAGTGTTTTTGCCCTCATGCAGGAATACGAATCCGTATGGAGACGAACCAGGTCGAGCAGGGATGTCGATCTCTTTGGATTCCGCTTCGGGGTCGGCCTGGATCCCGTCGAAGTCAATACCGGCAGGATGCTCGGAATGTTTCAGCGGGCCAGCCGCGAACTCAAAGAAGTCTGGGCCCTTGCCTTGAACCCGTCAACCTTGAGCGAACTCGTGGGGATGGGCGCAGCATTGGACAGCCAGTCCATGAATGGATTCCACCTTGACGACCAACTGTGGGTGCGAGTCGTGATGGACTTCGCGGTTGCCTGGCGGAAACGGCCAACAGAACGAAGCCACTTGCTGCGTTCCTTAACAGCTCTCTATCTGGCCAGGGTTGCGTCGTTCGTGCTGGAATCAAAGGAGCTTGTCTCGGATCAGGTCGAAGACAGGATCGAGCGTCTCTGTCTCTGCTTCGAGGAATTCAGACCATATCTGATGTCCAGCTGGGACTCCGCAGTGGATCGCGCTTCTCCCAAAGCGCAGGTGCCGGAGAGGGCAAAAAATAGCTGTGGAGCCCAAGCCGTGTTGGAGGGATAA